A single Marinobacter sp. es.042 DNA region contains:
- a CDS encoding integron integrase, with product MDIPTPLPAQPTRFLDKVRSFIRLRGMAYKTEKTYLFWIKRFIRFHGLQHPETMGSMEVESFLSHLVLQANASASTQRVALNALVFLYREFLGKPLDDLKFEQSRKPVKLPTVFSKEEASSVIRNLSGDYKLVAMLLYGSGLRINEALRLRVKDVDFDMQQLIVRGGKGSKDRITLLPDRLVEPLKQQIDSALYLHQADLLKGFGSVYLPAGLERKYPSASQEPAWQYIFPAQELSRDPRSGIHRRHHLLDRTVQKHFRRAIQAAGIRKLAGSHTFRHSFATRLLEAGYDLRTIQKLLGHSDLRTTEIYTHVVRKGGFGVRSPVDEGF from the coding sequence ATGGATATCCCCACCCCGTTACCTGCACAACCAACCCGTTTTTTGGACAAGGTTCGGAGTTTCATACGTTTGCGGGGCATGGCGTATAAAACAGAGAAAACCTATCTGTTCTGGATTAAACGCTTCATCCGTTTCCATGGCCTCCAGCACCCTGAAACCATGGGCTCTATGGAAGTCGAATCGTTTCTGTCTCATCTGGTTTTGCAGGCGAATGCGAGCGCCTCTACCCAGAGAGTCGCTTTGAACGCATTGGTGTTTTTATACCGGGAATTCCTTGGCAAACCTTTGGACGACCTGAAGTTCGAACAGTCCAGAAAGCCGGTAAAGCTCCCAACGGTATTCAGTAAGGAAGAAGCCAGCTCTGTAATTCGCAACCTGAGCGGAGATTACAAGCTTGTTGCCATGCTCCTCTATGGTTCTGGTCTGCGTATCAACGAAGCCCTGCGCCTAAGAGTCAAAGATGTTGATTTTGATATGCAACAGTTGATTGTTCGAGGCGGCAAAGGCTCTAAAGATCGAATTACACTGCTACCGGATCGCCTCGTCGAACCGTTAAAGCAACAGATCGATTCCGCGCTGTATTTACATCAGGCGGATCTCTTGAAGGGGTTCGGCTCGGTTTATCTTCCAGCAGGCTTGGAACGCAAATATCCAAGCGCCAGCCAAGAGCCCGCCTGGCAGTATATCTTTCCAGCGCAGGAACTATCGCGAGATCCTCGCTCCGGCATTCACCGGCGCCATCACTTGCTCGACAGGACGGTCCAGAAGCATTTTCGCCGCGCTATTCAGGCAGCAGGTATCCGCAAACTCGCGGGCAGTCATACCTTTCGTCACAGTTTTGCCACACGTTTGCTTGAGGCCGGCTATGATCTCCGAACTATCCAGAAGCTTCTCGGCCACTCGGATTTGCGCACCACAGAGATCTACACCCATGTCGTTCGCAAGGGCGGTTTTGGCGTTCGCAGCCCGGTTGACGAAGGCTTCTAA
- a CDS encoding 4a-hydroxytetrahydrobiopterin dehydratase, whose protein sequence is MSDLKAHSCEACSPNAPKATEEEKQQLHKEVPDWEILEIDGEEQLHKVYKLKNFVKALELTNKIGELAEEEDHHPVVVLEYGKVAVSWWSHEIGGLHKNDFILAARTDAAFNDMQ, encoded by the coding sequence ATGAGTGACCTGAAAGCACACAGCTGTGAAGCCTGCAGCCCGAACGCACCCAAGGCGACCGAGGAAGAAAAGCAGCAGCTGCATAAAGAGGTTCCAGACTGGGAAATTCTGGAAATTGACGGGGAAGAACAGCTTCATAAGGTCTACAAACTTAAAAACTTTGTGAAGGCCCTGGAACTCACCAACAAGATTGGCGAACTTGCCGAAGAAGAAGACCACCATCCGGTGGTTGTTCTGGAATACGGCAAAGTTGCAGTAAGCTGGTGGAGCCACGAAATCGGCGGCCTGCACAAGAACGACTTTATCCTGGCAGCGAGAACCGACGCTGCTTTCAACGACATGCAATAA
- the imuA gene encoding translesion DNA synthesis-associated protein ImuA, which yields MSELLNTLMQDARVWQGHRHTQTTQPAEPTGYQVLDNQLGGLGWPRGALSECLLDAPGIGELHLLLPLMQRVCGEGKSVFWLNPPHTPYAPALAREGVNLDQVVLIHTEDEGDFLWTLENCLRSPVTGLVMAWPGKLASREVRRMQLAAEAGSNVCVLFRERRYAGQNSPAALRLELEPGEQQDLKVNVLKRRGSWPGQRCSLAMAQRADLSFRETTRVVRGPWSGSTG from the coding sequence ATGAGCGAGCTTCTGAACACGCTGATGCAGGATGCCCGTGTCTGGCAGGGGCACCGCCACACCCAGACCACACAGCCGGCGGAGCCAACCGGGTATCAGGTTCTGGATAACCAGCTTGGAGGCCTGGGCTGGCCCCGGGGTGCCCTGAGCGAATGCCTGCTGGATGCGCCGGGCATTGGTGAGCTGCATTTGCTGCTGCCCCTAATGCAACGGGTGTGCGGAGAAGGTAAAAGCGTGTTCTGGCTGAACCCGCCGCATACGCCCTATGCCCCTGCCCTGGCCCGGGAAGGCGTCAATCTGGATCAAGTAGTACTGATCCATACCGAAGATGAGGGCGACTTTCTGTGGACACTGGAGAACTGTCTGCGTTCACCAGTAACAGGCCTGGTGATGGCCTGGCCGGGCAAGCTGGCTTCCCGTGAAGTCCGCCGCATGCAGCTGGCCGCCGAAGCCGGGAGCAATGTGTGTGTGCTGTTCCGGGAACGACGTTACGCCGGGCAGAATTCTCCGGCTGCCCTGCGGCTGGAGCTGGAACCGGGGGAGCAGCAGGATCTCAAGGTGAATGTGCTCAAGCGCCGGGGTAGCTGGCCCGGGCAGCGCTGTTCATTGGCCATGGCCCAGAGGGCCGATCTCTCCTTCCGTGAAACCACCCGGGTTGTCCGGGGCCCCTGGTCGGGTTCAACCGGGTAA
- a CDS encoding Y-family DNA polymerase, producing MLWLYLHFPHLVLDHIRRTREDEGALVVVEGSGQKVIQACPDARSQGIRSGMRLKTAISLAPDLGMVRADETQEARILEDQARWLYRYAAHIVLVPPDGLLAEIGSLQKLYGGLPAVWQTVEQGLNERQLNAWIGIGYTPLAARLIARAGKGECTADKGHILRSLSQMPLLAAEFNEKACTRLQRLGLNTLGEVFDLPPGELARRLSPELLAYIQKIQGTRPDPRTPWQPPHSFRQQADFVQEIEHTQGLLFPLQRMLAELEEDLCWRQQDTDSLRLVLKHRHAEPTRLQIRTSGPEHRADHFLNLVRLRLEQHTLSAPVISMVLLVKRFLSREAPSGQDLLGETQDLNEAWHTLISRLQARLGDQALRQLSPQADHRPERAWSASEVLRKTGTPLVPAAELPRRPLWLLKGPQPLTEAPVTWFSGPERISGGWWDGQRVHRDYYIAQLSSGQLAWVFRDAREGWFVHGWFG from the coding sequence ATGCTCTGGCTGTATCTGCATTTCCCGCACCTGGTGCTGGACCATATTCGGCGCACCCGTGAAGATGAGGGCGCCCTGGTGGTGGTTGAAGGCTCTGGCCAGAAGGTGATCCAGGCCTGCCCCGACGCCAGGAGCCAGGGTATTCGTAGCGGCATGCGCCTGAAAACCGCCATCAGCCTGGCGCCGGATCTGGGCATGGTGCGGGCCGATGAAACCCAGGAGGCCAGGATTCTGGAAGATCAGGCCCGCTGGCTGTACCGCTATGCTGCCCATATCGTGCTGGTGCCGCCCGATGGCCTGCTGGCCGAAATTGGCAGCCTTCAAAAACTGTATGGCGGGCTGCCCGCCGTTTGGCAAACCGTGGAACAGGGGCTGAATGAGCGCCAGCTGAATGCCTGGATCGGTATTGGCTATACCCCTCTGGCGGCCCGGCTGATTGCCCGCGCCGGCAAGGGGGAATGCACGGCAGACAAGGGCCACATTCTTCGAAGCCTGAGCCAGATGCCCCTGTTGGCAGCGGAATTCAACGAGAAAGCCTGTACCCGGCTACAGCGCCTGGGGCTGAACACGCTGGGAGAGGTGTTTGATTTACCGCCCGGCGAACTGGCACGGCGTCTGTCTCCAGAACTTCTGGCTTATATACAGAAAATCCAGGGCACCCGGCCAGATCCCCGCACGCCCTGGCAGCCGCCCCACTCGTTCCGGCAACAGGCGGATTTTGTGCAGGAAATAGAACACACCCAGGGGCTGCTGTTTCCGCTCCAGCGCATGCTTGCCGAACTGGAAGAGGATCTGTGCTGGCGCCAGCAGGATACCGACAGCCTGCGGCTGGTTCTGAAGCACAGGCATGCGGAACCAACCCGGCTGCAGATTCGCACATCCGGGCCGGAGCACCGTGCCGATCATTTCCTGAACCTGGTTCGTCTGCGGCTGGAGCAGCATACCCTGAGCGCCCCGGTTATCTCCATGGTTTTGCTGGTGAAGCGTTTCCTGTCACGGGAAGCACCCTCCGGGCAGGATCTGCTGGGTGAAACCCAGGATCTGAATGAAGCCTGGCATACCCTGATCAGCCGGCTGCAGGCGCGTCTGGGCGATCAGGCTCTCAGGCAACTCTCGCCCCAGGCGGATCATCGTCCCGAACGGGCCTGGTCGGCCTCGGAAGTTCTGCGTAAAACCGGAACGCCGCTAGTACCGGCAGCAGAACTGCCCAGGCGGCCGCTCTGGTTGTTGAAAGGCCCACAACCGCTGACCGAGGCGCCCGTTACCTGGTTTTCCGGGCCTGAGCGCATCAGCGGTGGCTGGTGGGATGGCCAGCGCGTGCACCGGGATTATTACATTGCCCAGTTGAGCAGCGGCCAGTTGGCCTGGGTCTTCCGGGATGCCCGGGAAGGCTGGTTTGTGCATGGGTGGTTTGGCTGA
- a CDS encoding error-prone DNA polymerase — protein MSGQQYAELFCFSNFTFLTGASHPHELAKRAHDLGYTALAITDACSVAGIPRAWAALAESPVKLITGSWFELSDAPAGATQPRFILLARTRKGYGQLCQLITTGRRRAEKGHYQLFYRDIETHILDDCLCLWLPPSPTEADSDQALACGEWLARLFDPRIWIAAARTLESGEEQRLARIHWLTDHLRIPVAAVGEVHMHSRERQPLQDVLTALRNHTNLENAGHCLFQNGERYLRPLPVLQRLFPEAWLHETLAIASQCTFEPGSLRYEYPPDLVPEGETPAGYLKRLTREGERRRYPDGTPLQVQSLIRKELGLISEMNYEHYFLTIHDIVDFARSRGILCQGRGSAANSAVCYCLGITEVNPARVELLFERFISKDRNEPPDIDVDFEHERREEVIQYIYRRYTRERAALAATVIRYRPKSAIRDVGKALGFDPALVEQLLEGIDWRDKATNWRQQILDKKITRNPQVADQFFTLVNTLLGFPRHLSQHVGGFVISAGPLAELVPVENAAMADRTVIQWDKDDLESLGLMKVDVLALGMLSAIRKALELISEEKGQTFRIQDIPQEDRDTYAMLQTGDSIGVFQVESRAQINMLPRLKPETYYDLVIEVAIVRPGPIQGDMVHPYLRRKHGLEPVDYPNDAVRKVLERTLGVPIFQEQVIKLAMVAAGFSAGEADQLRRAMAAWKSHGDLTPFREKLVTGMLERGHDADFAERLYQQICGFGGYGFPESHAASFALLVYVSAWIKRHYPAAFYCALLNSQPMGFYSPSQLVQDARRHDVTVLPPDVNASQWDHTLQGEDRHLRLGLRIIQGLSVNGAERIHQNRPAEGYRSASELRRLATLNQRDMELLAGANAMPAFTANRHQAYWQLLDHEQPTELFVEETAVDYQAEYCQQLPEPSEGQNVLADYASQGLTLQRHPLALLREQGHLKFCLSAEQLKSTKAGIPVQVAGLVTGRQRPGSASGVTFVTLEDETGNVNVVVWLETARRQRKPLLTARLLHVKGVLERQGDIVHVMAGRLSDLSHLIQSLPVNSRNFH, from the coding sequence ATGTCCGGGCAGCAGTATGCGGAGCTGTTCTGCTTCAGCAATTTCACCTTCCTCACCGGGGCCTCTCATCCCCACGAACTGGCTAAGCGAGCGCATGATCTGGGCTACACCGCCCTGGCCATCACCGATGCCTGCTCCGTTGCCGGCATTCCCCGGGCCTGGGCGGCGCTGGCAGAAAGCCCGGTAAAACTCATTACCGGCAGCTGGTTTGAGTTGTCGGATGCCCCCGCCGGCGCCACTCAGCCCCGCTTTATCCTTCTGGCCCGCACGCGCAAAGGCTATGGCCAGCTTTGCCAGTTGATCACTACCGGTCGTCGCCGGGCTGAAAAAGGCCATTACCAGCTGTTTTACCGGGACATCGAAACCCACATCCTGGATGACTGCCTGTGCCTGTGGCTGCCCCCATCGCCTACCGAAGCGGATTCCGATCAGGCGCTGGCCTGCGGCGAGTGGCTGGCCCGCCTGTTTGATCCCCGGATCTGGATTGCCGCGGCCCGCACCCTGGAATCCGGCGAGGAGCAGCGGCTGGCGCGGATACACTGGCTGACCGATCATTTGCGCATTCCCGTGGCTGCCGTGGGCGAAGTGCACATGCACAGCCGCGAGCGCCAGCCGCTGCAGGATGTACTGACAGCACTGCGCAATCACACCAATCTGGAGAATGCCGGCCACTGCCTGTTCCAGAATGGCGAGCGATACCTGCGCCCCCTGCCCGTCCTGCAACGGCTGTTTCCGGAAGCCTGGCTGCATGAAACCCTGGCCATTGCCAGCCAGTGCACCTTCGAGCCCGGCAGCCTGCGCTATGAATACCCGCCAGACCTGGTGCCGGAGGGCGAAACTCCGGCCGGCTACCTGAAACGGCTGACCCGCGAAGGCGAGCGCCGGCGTTACCCGGATGGCACACCGCTGCAGGTTCAGAGCCTGATCCGCAAGGAGCTGGGCCTGATCTCGGAGATGAACTACGAGCATTACTTCCTCACCATCCACGATATCGTGGACTTTGCCCGCAGCCGGGGGATTCTCTGCCAGGGCCGGGGTTCAGCCGCCAACTCTGCGGTTTGCTATTGCCTGGGCATCACCGAGGTAAACCCGGCCCGGGTGGAACTGCTGTTCGAGCGTTTTATTTCCAAGGATCGGAACGAGCCGCCCGATATCGATGTGGATTTCGAGCACGAGCGGCGTGAAGAGGTTATCCAGTATATCTACCGGCGCTATACCCGTGAGCGGGCCGCCCTGGCGGCTACCGTGATCCGTTACCGGCCCAAGAGCGCCATTCGTGATGTTGGCAAGGCCCTGGGATTTGATCCGGCTCTGGTGGAGCAACTGCTGGAGGGCATCGACTGGCGGGACAAGGCCACCAACTGGCGCCAGCAGATTCTGGACAAGAAAATCACCCGCAACCCACAGGTGGCGGACCAGTTCTTCACCCTGGTCAATACCCTGCTGGGCTTCCCCCGGCACCTGTCCCAGCACGTGGGCGGTTTCGTGATCAGCGCCGGGCCACTGGCCGAACTGGTGCCGGTGGAGAACGCTGCCATGGCCGACCGCACCGTAATCCAGTGGGACAAGGACGACCTTGAGAGCCTGGGGCTGATGAAGGTGGATGTGCTGGCCCTTGGCATGCTCTCCGCCATTCGAAAAGCGCTGGAACTGATCAGCGAGGAAAAAGGCCAGACGTTCCGGATACAGGACATTCCCCAGGAAGACCGTGACACCTACGCCATGCTTCAGACCGGCGACAGCATCGGCGTATTCCAGGTGGAATCCCGGGCCCAGATCAACATGCTGCCCCGCCTGAAACCGGAAACCTATTACGACCTGGTGATTGAGGTGGCTATCGTTCGGCCGGGCCCCATCCAGGGTGACATGGTGCACCCGTACCTGCGCCGCAAGCACGGCCTGGAGCCGGTGGACTATCCGAACGATGCCGTGCGCAAGGTGCTGGAGCGCACGCTTGGCGTGCCCATCTTCCAGGAGCAGGTGATCAAACTGGCCATGGTGGCGGCCGGCTTCTCCGCCGGCGAAGCCGACCAGTTGCGCCGGGCCATGGCGGCCTGGAAATCCCACGGCGACCTGACCCCGTTCCGGGAAAAGCTGGTCACCGGTATGCTCGAGCGTGGTCACGATGCCGACTTCGCCGAACGGCTGTACCAGCAGATCTGCGGCTTTGGCGGCTATGGCTTCCCCGAATCCCACGCCGCCAGCTTTGCTCTGCTGGTGTATGTCTCCGCCTGGATCAAGCGTCATTACCCTGCAGCCTTCTACTGCGCCCTGCTGAACAGCCAGCCCATGGGGTTCTATTCTCCCTCACAACTGGTGCAGGACGCCCGCCGGCACGATGTCACGGTGCTGCCGCCGGATGTAAACGCCAGCCAGTGGGACCACACCCTGCAAGGCGAAGACCGCCACCTGCGCCTGGGCCTGAGAATCATCCAGGGCCTGTCCGTTAACGGCGCCGAGCGTATCCACCAGAACCGGCCAGCAGAGGGCTACCGCTCTGCCAGCGAACTTCGCCGCCTGGCCACCCTGAACCAGCGGGATATGGAACTGCTGGCCGGCGCCAACGCCATGCCGGCATTCACCGCCAACCGCCACCAGGCGTACTGGCAGCTGCTCGACCACGAACAGCCCACGGAACTGTTCGTTGAAGAGACCGCTGTCGACTATCAGGCGGAGTATTGCCAACAATTGCCGGAACCCTCGGAAGGCCAGAACGTGCTGGCCGACTACGCCAGCCAGGGCCTCACCCTGCAGCGCCACCCGCTGGCGCTACTCCGGGAACAGGGCCACCTGAAGTTCTGCCTCAGTGCCGAACAACTGAAAAGTACCAAAGCCGGTATTCCGGTTCAGGTCGCCGGTCTTGTCACGGGCCGCCAGCGACCCGGTTCCGCCTCCGGCGTCACCTTCGTCACCCTGGAAGACGAAACCGGTAACGTGAACGTGGTGGTGTGGCTGGAAACGGCACGGCGACAGCGCAAGCCGTTACTCACTGCCCGATTGCTGCATGTGAAGGGAGTGCTGGAGCGACAGGGGGACATTGTGCATGTGATGGCAGGTCGGCTTTCGGACCTCAGCCACCTGATTCAGTCGTTACCCGTGAATTCCAGGAATTTTCATTAG
- a CDS encoding sodium ion-translocating decarboxylase subunit beta encodes MEKLMTLWTGSGLFNIEIGQVIMIAIGLGLLYLAINKKFEPLLLVPIGFGGILANIPEAGLALTAAENAIHFALKEESTQILAALAAPLDVAYQVGQAVTPELKDAFKVAVKEASYSEMAMANSLAQDFGYGNGMLYNFYSVIIGSTVGPLLIFMGVGAMTDFGPLLANPKTLLLGAAAQFGIFGTVIGAALLDWTGVLEFNILEAAAIGIIGGADGPTSIYVSSVLAPHLLGAIAVSAYAYMALVPMIQPPIMKALTSAEERKIKMTQLRPVSKQEKIIFPLVVLIAVVLFLPDAAPLLGMFTFGNLMRECGVVERLSDTAQNALINIVTIFLGLSVGSKLMADKFLDAQTLGILGLGIVAFGVGTASGVLMAKLMNKLSKEQINPLIGSAGVSAVPMAARVSNKVGLEANPQNFLLMHAMGPNVAGVIGSAVAAGVMIKLLG; translated from the coding sequence ATGGAAAAATTAATGACACTCTGGACAGGCAGCGGCTTGTTCAACATCGAGATCGGCCAGGTGATCATGATCGCCATCGGCCTCGGTCTTCTCTATCTTGCGATCAACAAGAAATTCGAGCCGTTGCTTCTGGTACCCATCGGGTTCGGCGGCATCCTGGCGAATATTCCGGAGGCAGGCCTTGCCCTGACTGCGGCGGAAAATGCCATCCATTTTGCTCTGAAGGAAGAGTCAACTCAGATTCTGGCTGCTCTGGCCGCACCTCTGGATGTGGCCTACCAGGTCGGGCAGGCGGTGACGCCAGAGTTGAAAGACGCCTTCAAGGTGGCCGTAAAAGAGGCCAGCTACTCCGAAATGGCGATGGCCAACTCCCTGGCCCAGGATTTCGGTTACGGCAATGGCATGCTCTATAACTTCTACTCCGTGATCATTGGCAGTACGGTTGGTCCGCTGTTGATCTTCATGGGTGTGGGCGCCATGACCGATTTCGGTCCGTTGCTGGCTAACCCCAAAACTCTGCTTCTGGGTGCTGCTGCCCAGTTCGGTATCTTCGGTACCGTAATTGGTGCTGCGCTGCTGGACTGGACCGGTGTTCTGGAGTTCAACATTCTGGAAGCCGCCGCTATCGGTATCATTGGTGGTGCAGATGGACCAACCTCCATCTATGTTTCCAGTGTTCTGGCCCCGCATCTGCTGGGTGCTATTGCGGTCTCTGCCTACGCTTACATGGCACTGGTGCCGATGATCCAGCCGCCGATCATGAAAGCACTGACCTCCGCTGAAGAGCGCAAGATCAAGATGACGCAGCTGCGTCCTGTCAGCAAGCAGGAAAAGATCATTTTCCCGCTGGTGGTTCTGATTGCGGTCGTTCTGTTCCTGCCGGATGCAGCGCCGCTGCTGGGTATGTTCACCTTCGGTAACCTGATGCGTGAATGTGGCGTGGTAGAGCGTTTGAGCGACACGGCCCAGAACGCGCTGATTAACATCGTGACCATTTTCCTTGGCCTGTCCGTTGGTTCCAAGCTGATGGCAGACAAGTTCCTGGACGCCCAGACCCTGGGTATCCTTGGCCTGGGTATCGTGGCCTTCGGTGTGGGTACTGCCTCGGGTGTTCTGATGGCGAAGCTGATGAACAAGCTGAGCAAAGAGCAGATCAACCCGCTGATCGGTTCTGCCGGTGTATCTGCGGTGCCGATGGCCGCGCGGGTCTCCAACAAGGTGGGCCTGGAAGCCAACCCGCAGAACTTCCTGTTGATGCACGCCATGGGTCCGAACGTGGCCGGCGTTATCGGCTCTGCGGTTGCTGCGGGTGTAATGATCAAGCTTCTTGGCTGA
- the oadA gene encoding sodium-extruding oxaloacetate decarboxylase subunit alpha — protein sequence MTDTKKPLGITDVILRDAHQSLLATRMRLDDMLPIAEKLDKVGFWSLESWGGATFDSCIRYLGEDPWERIRELKKAMPNTQQQMLLRGQNLLGYRHYADDVVDRFCERAAENGVDVFRIFDAMNDPRNLDRAIKAVRKTGKHAQGTIAYTTSPVHTIEMWVELAKEVADMGADSIAIKDMAGILKPYVAYDLVSRLKKELDIPIHMQCHATTGMSTATAIKAAEAGIDNVDTAISSMSMTYGHSPTEAVVAILEGTDRDTGLDLNLLEEIASYFRQVRKKYAKFEGSLRGTDSRILIAQVPGGMLTNMENQLREQNASDKFDQVLDEIPKVREDLGFIPLVTPTSQIVGTQAVLNVLTGERYKSISKETSAILKGEYGAAPAPMNKELQERVLDGKEPVTCRPADLLEPEMDKLTDELKKLADEKGIKLADNVEDDVLTYALFPQIGLKFLENRENPDAFEPVPTAESAAPAAKSEGPETYTVEVNGKKFVVAVSEGGEISQIQGEGGAASAPAASSAPAPAAGEGEPVVAPLGGNIFKVLVSPGDTVEEGDVMIILEAMKMETEVRAPKAGTIGEVFIKVGDAVSPDDEMLTIA from the coding sequence ATGACTGACACAAAGAAACCGCTGGGGATTACGGACGTTATCCTGCGTGACGCCCACCAGTCCCTGCTTGCCACCCGTATGCGGCTGGATGACATGCTGCCAATTGCCGAGAAACTCGACAAGGTCGGTTTCTGGTCCCTGGAATCCTGGGGCGGCGCTACCTTTGATTCCTGCATTCGCTACCTGGGCGAAGATCCCTGGGAGCGCATCCGCGAGCTGAAAAAAGCCATGCCCAACACCCAGCAGCAGATGCTGCTACGCGGTCAGAACCTGCTGGGCTATCGTCATTATGCGGATGATGTGGTGGACCGTTTCTGTGAACGTGCCGCTGAAAATGGCGTTGACGTATTCCGTATTTTCGATGCGATGAACGATCCCCGTAACCTGGATCGTGCCATTAAGGCCGTTCGCAAGACCGGCAAGCATGCCCAGGGCACCATTGCCTACACCACCAGCCCGGTGCACACCATCGAGATGTGGGTAGAGCTTGCGAAAGAAGTTGCCGATATGGGTGCGGACTCCATTGCGATCAAGGACATGGCCGGTATCCTCAAGCCGTACGTGGCCTATGATCTGGTCAGCCGTCTGAAGAAAGAACTGGATATTCCGATCCACATGCAGTGTCACGCCACCACTGGCATGTCGACCGCTACCGCCATCAAGGCTGCGGAAGCCGGTATCGATAACGTGGATACGGCCATCTCCTCCATGAGCATGACCTACGGTCACTCGCCCACAGAGGCCGTGGTTGCGATCCTGGAGGGCACTGACCGTGACACCGGCCTGGACCTCAACCTGCTGGAAGAAATCGCCAGCTACTTCCGCCAGGTGCGCAAGAAGTACGCGAAATTCGAAGGCAGCCTGCGTGGCACCGATTCCCGCATCCTGATCGCCCAGGTACCGGGTGGCATGCTCACCAACATGGAAAACCAGCTGCGTGAGCAGAACGCCAGCGACAAGTTCGACCAGGTTCTGGACGAGATTCCCAAGGTTCGCGAAGACCTGGGCTTCATCCCGCTGGTAACCCCGACTTCCCAGATCGTCGGTACCCAGGCGGTACTGAACGTTCTGACCGGCGAGCGCTACAAGTCTATCTCCAAAGAAACCTCTGCGATTCTGAAAGGCGAGTACGGTGCTGCACCGGCGCCGATGAACAAGGAACTGCAGGAGCGTGTTCTGGATGGCAAAGAGCCTGTGACCTGTCGTCCGGCGGATCTGCTTGAACCGGAAATGGACAAGCTGACTGACGAACTCAAGAAGCTGGCCGACGAGAAGGGCATCAAGCTGGCTGACAACGTTGAAGATGACGTTCTCACCTACGCGCTGTTCCCGCAGATCGGCCTGAAGTTCCTGGAAAACCGTGAGAATCCGGATGCGTTCGAGCCGGTTCCGACTGCTGAAAGCGCTGCTCCGGCCGCGAAGTCTGAAGGCCCTGAGACCTACACCGTTGAAGTGAATGGCAAGAAGTTTGTGGTTGCCGTTTCCGAAGGTGGCGAGATCAGCCAGATCCAGGGCGAGGGCGGTGCTGCTTCCGCACCGGCTGCTTCCTCGGCTCCGGCACCCGCAGCGGGTGAAGGCGAGCCTGTGGTTGCACCGCTGGGCGGCAACATCTTCAAGGTTCTGGTTTCTCCGGGTGACACCGTGGAAGAGGGCGATGTGATGATTATCCTCGAGGCCATGAAAATGGAAACCGAGGTTCGCGCGCCAAAAGCCGGCACAATCGGCGAAGTCTTCATCAAGGTCGGTGATGCCGTCTCCCCTGATGACGAAATGCTGACAATCGCATAA
- a CDS encoding OadG family protein — protein MNDLMSQAVDLMIAGMGFVFVFLIILVFATLLMSKLIGRFAPPEPATPAKTPRAKPKAPASVDPDTAEAIKKAIAQFRSRHKK, from the coding sequence ATGAATGACCTGATGTCACAAGCCGTCGATCTGATGATTGCCGGAATGGGGTTTGTATTCGTGTTCCTCATTATTCTGGTGTTCGCGACACTCCTCATGTCCAAGCTCATAGGACGGTTTGCGCCGCCAGAGCCGGCAACCCCGGCCAAAACGCCACGTGCCAAGCCGAAGGCGCCCGCGTCGGTTGACCCTGACACCGCCGAGGCCATCAAGAAGGCGATTGCACAATTCCGGTCCCGCCACAAGAAGTGA